In one window of Terriglobales bacterium DNA:
- a CDS encoding 4Fe-4S dicluster domain-containing protein, translating into MSEQHKTYWMSPAQKANGLVQIGAAEEFPGLDAAGGQRVRRRDFLKAVGFSFAAATVVGCSRAPVEKAIPLLVQPEEFVPGEAQYYASTCAGCAAGCGTLVKVRDGRPIKLEGNPEHALSRGGLCATGQGSLLGLYDTQRFRAPQRQGKPTDWATLDREVGEKLAEMQKAGGAVRLLSGTITSPTLRAAIAEFLKPYGGGHVVYDVPSHSAILEAHERTHGARLLPSYDFSKAEVIAGFDADFLGTWLSPVAFTRGYSAGRRLEDARYSYHVHFEPRMTLTGGNADRRYAVAPEDSLAILSYMAERLAARAGERFRSAAGEPAVDRGALDDLCERLWAARGKSLVVSGSTDPDEQMLVNFLNHALGNYGATLSLECPSQQAQGNDADLLALLDELDAGKVQALFVLGANPAFDFPRHAAALAKVPLLVSLAERADETALLARYVAPDHHFLESWGDAEPVAGHLSLQQPAIHPLGETRAALESLARWSGRQDATYDLLRTSWEKQFYPRAKTAAAFQEFWDQALHDGYVEIAAPAPKLKKFDSAAVRAVPAPPRPTGFALALYTGAAMLDGRNAYNPWLHELPDPVTKVTWDNYVSLAPAAAARLGVNEGDVVRIAAEQGSVELPAFVQPGQHERVLAVALGYGSKLSARFAGIGPKWLDFLPSVGDNGLVGTNAAGLVATRGRLGYVSGAAITRTGRTHALASTQTHNTLTVPEKLARFDHEPRPIIQETTLAAYQKDPASGVEEEDARKNALWPEDHETSGPRWGMVIDLSACTGCSGCVIACQAENNIPVVGKDEVRRNREMHWVRIDRYYAEETPGMVEVAYQPLLCQQCGNAPCETVCPVLATVHSADGLNQQVYNRCIGTRYCANNCPYKGRRFNWFDYAHDDVLANLVLNPDVTVRSRGVMEKCTFCVQRIQTARIVARDQGRDVADGEIQTACQQSCPAGAISFGDLNDPNSRVTKKMKDPRRYRLLSELGVEPAVGYLTLVRDREGGEQHG; encoded by the coding sequence GTGAGCGAACAGCACAAGACGTACTGGATGAGCCCGGCGCAGAAGGCGAACGGGCTGGTGCAGATCGGCGCCGCCGAGGAGTTTCCCGGCCTGGACGCCGCGGGCGGGCAGCGCGTCCGCCGCCGCGACTTCCTCAAGGCCGTCGGCTTCTCGTTCGCGGCCGCCACTGTCGTCGGCTGCTCGCGCGCGCCGGTGGAGAAGGCCATCCCGCTGCTCGTCCAGCCGGAAGAATTCGTTCCAGGCGAAGCCCAGTACTACGCCTCGACGTGCGCGGGTTGCGCCGCCGGTTGCGGCACGCTGGTGAAGGTCCGCGATGGCCGCCCCATCAAGCTGGAAGGGAACCCCGAGCACGCGCTCTCGCGCGGTGGGCTGTGCGCTACCGGGCAAGGTTCGCTGCTGGGCCTGTACGACACCCAGCGCTTCCGCGCGCCGCAGCGCCAGGGCAAGCCCACTGACTGGGCGACGCTCGACCGCGAAGTCGGCGAGAAGCTGGCGGAGATGCAGAAGGCGGGCGGCGCGGTACGGCTTCTCAGCGGGACGATCACCAGCCCGACGCTGCGCGCGGCCATTGCCGAGTTCCTGAAGCCCTACGGCGGCGGGCACGTGGTGTACGACGTGCCCTCGCACTCCGCCATCCTCGAAGCGCACGAGCGCACGCACGGCGCGCGCCTGCTGCCGAGCTACGACTTCTCCAAGGCCGAGGTCATCGCCGGCTTCGACGCCGACTTCCTCGGCACGTGGCTCTCGCCCGTCGCGTTCACCCGGGGATACAGCGCGGGACGCCGCCTGGAAGACGCGCGCTACTCCTATCACGTCCACTTCGAGCCGCGCATGACGCTGACCGGCGGCAACGCCGACCGGCGCTACGCCGTCGCGCCCGAAGATTCGCTCGCCATCCTTTCTTATATGGCGGAGCGCCTGGCCGCGCGCGCGGGCGAGCGCTTTCGCTCGGCGGCCGGTGAGCCGGCGGTGGATCGCGGCGCGCTCGACGACCTCTGTGAGCGGCTGTGGGCCGCGCGCGGCAAGTCGCTGGTCGTAAGCGGCAGCACCGACCCCGACGAGCAGATGCTGGTGAACTTCCTCAACCACGCGCTCGGGAACTACGGCGCCACGCTCTCGCTCGAGTGCCCGTCGCAGCAGGCACAGGGCAACGACGCCGACCTGCTCGCGCTGCTCGACGAGCTCGACGCCGGCAAGGTGCAGGCGCTGTTCGTGCTGGGCGCGAACCCGGCGTTCGACTTCCCGCGTCACGCCGCGGCTTTGGCGAAGGTCCCGCTGCTGGTGAGCCTGGCCGAGCGCGCCGACGAGACCGCGCTGCTCGCGCGCTACGTCGCGCCCGACCACCACTTCCTCGAGAGCTGGGGCGACGCCGAGCCGGTCGCCGGACACCTCAGCCTGCAGCAGCCCGCCATCCATCCGCTGGGCGAGACGCGTGCCGCGCTCGAGTCACTCGCCCGCTGGAGCGGCCGGCAGGACGCGACTTACGACCTGCTGCGCACCTCGTGGGAGAAGCAGTTCTATCCGCGCGCGAAGACTGCCGCCGCCTTCCAGGAGTTCTGGGACCAGGCACTGCACGATGGCTACGTGGAGATCGCTGCTCCCGCGCCCAAGTTGAAGAAGTTCGATAGCGCCGCGGTGCGCGCGGTGCCGGCGCCGCCGCGCCCGACCGGCTTCGCGCTCGCGCTCTACACCGGCGCGGCGATGCTCGACGGCCGCAACGCCTACAATCCTTGGCTGCACGAGCTGCCCGATCCCGTCACCAAAGTCACGTGGGACAACTACGTGTCGCTGGCGCCGGCGGCCGCAGCGCGGCTCGGCGTCAATGAAGGCGACGTCGTGCGCATCGCCGCGGAGCAGGGCAGCGTCGAGCTGCCGGCGTTCGTCCAGCCCGGACAGCACGAGCGCGTCTTGGCCGTCGCGCTCGGTTACGGCAGCAAGCTGAGCGCGCGCTTTGCCGGCATCGGCCCCAAGTGGCTCGACTTCCTGCCCTCGGTCGGCGACAACGGCCTGGTCGGCACGAACGCCGCCGGCCTGGTCGCGACCCGCGGCCGCCTCGGCTACGTGAGCGGCGCGGCCATCACTCGGACGGGCCGCACCCACGCCCTCGCCTCCACGCAAACGCACAACACGCTCACCGTCCCGGAAAAGCTGGCGCGCTTCGACCACGAGCCGCGGCCCATCATCCAGGAGACGACGCTCGCCGCCTATCAGAAGGACCCGGCCTCGGGAGTAGAGGAAGAAGACGCGCGCAAGAACGCGCTCTGGCCCGAGGACCACGAGACCTCGGGACCGCGCTGGGGGATGGTCATCGACCTGAGCGCCTGCACCGGCTGCTCGGGTTGCGTGATCGCCTGCCAGGCGGAGAACAACATCCCGGTGGTGGGCAAGGACGAGGTCCGCCGCAACCGCGAGATGCACTGGGTCCGCATCGACCGCTACTACGCGGAAGAGACGCCCGGCATGGTCGAGGTGGCCTACCAGCCGCTGCTCTGCCAGCAGTGCGGCAACGCGCCGTGCGAGACGGTGTGCCCGGTGCTCGCCACCGTCCACAGCGCCGACGGCCTGAACCAGCAGGTCTACAACCGCTGCATCGGTACGCGCTATTGCGCCAACAACTGTCCCTACAAGGGACGCCGCTTCAACTGGTTCGACTACGCCCACGACGACGTGCTCGCGAACCTGGTGCTCAATCCCGACGTCACCGTGCGCTCGCGGGGTGTGATGGAGAAGTGCACCTTCTGCGTGCAGCGCATCCAGACCGCGCGCATCGTGGCGCGCGACCAGGGCCGCGACGTCGCCGACGGCGAGATCCAGACCGCCTGCCAGCAGTCCTGCCCGGCCGGCGCCATCAGCTTCGGCGACCTCAACGACCCCAACAGCCGCGTCACGAAAAAGATGAAAGACCCGCGCCGCTACCGCCTGCTCTCGGAGCTCGGCGTCGAGCCGGCCGTGGGGTATCTCACCCTGGTCCGCGACCGGGAAGGAGGCGAGCAGCATGGCTGA
- a CDS encoding cytochrome c3 family protein yields the protein MSGERQRGWVLRWASSSVVSFVLLAAVLFAALIAMPSTGTARLPGNQRGYEPTQPIAYSHRLHAGELAIPCLYCHSNAEKSRHAGIPAASVCMNCHRFVPANFGAIRAEDEAAKKERRFPHRIVSPDIQKLYDALALAPDMKPDPAKQPHPIQWVKVHNLPDFVYFDHRPHVNAGVTCQSCHGPVETMERVRQVSDLSMGWCVNCHRGVQRSGVGGNFDSAPAPFAKGKMPATHKLDPSIDCKACHF from the coding sequence GTGAGCGGAGAGCGCCAACGCGGCTGGGTCTTGCGCTGGGCGAGCAGCTCGGTGGTGAGCTTCGTGCTCCTGGCGGCGGTGCTCTTTGCCGCGCTCATCGCGATGCCCAGCACCGGCACCGCGCGACTGCCCGGCAACCAGCGCGGCTACGAGCCCACGCAGCCCATCGCGTACTCGCACCGGCTGCACGCGGGCGAGCTCGCCATTCCGTGCCTCTACTGCCACTCGAACGCGGAGAAGTCGCGGCACGCCGGCATTCCCGCGGCCAGCGTCTGCATGAACTGCCATCGCTTCGTGCCGGCGAACTTCGGAGCTATCCGCGCCGAGGACGAGGCCGCCAAGAAGGAGCGTCGCTTCCCGCACCGCATCGTCTCGCCCGACATCCAGAAGCTCTACGACGCGCTCGCGCTCGCTCCCGACATGAAGCCCGACCCGGCGAAGCAGCCGCACCCGATCCAGTGGGTGAAGGTCCACAACCTGCCGGACTTCGTCTACTTCGACCACCGGCCGCACGTGAACGCGGGCGTGACCTGCCAGAGCTGCCACGGCCCGGTGGAGACGATGGAGCGCGTGCGGCAGGTCTCCGACCTCTCGATGGGCTGGTGCGTGAACTGCCATCGTGGTGTGCAGCGCAGCGGGGTGGGCGGGAACTTCGACAGCGCGCCGGCGCCGTTCGCGAAAGGCAAGATGCCGGCCACGCACAAGCTCGATCCATCCATCGATTGCAAGGCGTGCCACTTCTGA